The Capra hircus breed San Clemente chromosome 25, ASM170441v1, whole genome shotgun sequence genome has a window encoding:
- the AHSP gene encoding alpha-hemoglobin-stabilizing protein isoform X1 codes for MEKDVTENTYLFNPGYFVGERSKNGPLFHLAQRDSQSLKSVAETYTAPLDLKMALIQTNKDLISKGIKEFNTLLNQQVFSDPAISEEAMVTVVNDWVSFYINYYKKQLSGEQQEQDKFLQEFRQELDTLSASFLEKYRNFLKSS; via the exons ATGGAGAAAGATGTGACAGAAAATACATATCTCTTTAATCCTGGCTACTTTGTTGGGGAAAGGAGCAAAAATGGTCCACTTTTTCA CTTGGCACAGAGGGACAGCCAGAGCCTGAAAAGTGTGGCTGAGACCTACACAGCACCGTTGGACTTGAAG ATGGCCCTTATTCAGACCAATAAGGATCTCATTTCCAAAGGAATAAAGGAATTCAACACCCTGCTAAATCAGCAG GTCTTCAGTGATCCTGCCATCTCTGAAGAAGCCATGGTGACGGTGGTGAACGACTGGGTGAGCTTCTACATCAACTATTACAAGAAGCAGCTGTCGGGGGAGCAACAGGAGCAGGACAAGTTTCTGCAGGAGTTTCGGCAAGAGCTCGATACCCTGTCTGcctctttcctggagaaatatAGGAACTTCCTGAAGTCCTCGTGA
- the AHSP gene encoding alpha-hemoglobin-stabilizing protein isoform X2, which yields MALIQTNKDLISKGIKEFNTLLNQQVFSDPAISEEAMVTVVNDWVSFYINYYKKQLSGEQQEQDKFLQEFRQELDTLSASFLEKYRNFLKSS from the exons ATGGCCCTTATTCAGACCAATAAGGATCTCATTTCCAAAGGAATAAAGGAATTCAACACCCTGCTAAATCAGCAG GTCTTCAGTGATCCTGCCATCTCTGAAGAAGCCATGGTGACGGTGGTGAACGACTGGGTGAGCTTCTACATCAACTATTACAAGAAGCAGCTGTCGGGGGAGCAACAGGAGCAGGACAAGTTTCTGCAGGAGTTTCGGCAAGAGCTCGATACCCTGTCTGcctctttcctggagaaatatAGGAACTTCCTGAAGTCCTCGTGA